A single window of Ferrimonas balearica DSM 9799 DNA harbors:
- a CDS encoding response regulator has product MAEPWQLLLVDDHPMLRRGLCQLLAGDPRFLSPWEAANGPEALALLARQQPDLVLLDLNMRPLSGLDTLRAIRRDFPRLKVVMFTVSDHPRDVQAVLDAGANGYLVKDSEPEELVEGLAEVMAGQAVLTPRLEGALAEAEENWAAQLTPRERQIAELIAEGKSNKAIGEALFISEGTAKVHVKNLMRKTDCHSRVELALKVREG; this is encoded by the coding sequence ATGGCTGAACCCTGGCAACTGCTGCTGGTGGACGATCACCCCATGCTGCGACGTGGCTTATGCCAGCTGCTGGCGGGGGATCCCCGTTTTCTCTCACCCTGGGAGGCCGCCAATGGCCCCGAGGCTCTGGCATTACTGGCCCGTCAGCAGCCCGATCTGGTCCTGTTGGATCTCAATATGCGACCGCTCAGCGGTCTTGATACCCTGCGGGCGATCCGTCGGGACTTTCCCCGCCTGAAGGTGGTGATGTTCACGGTGTCGGACCACCCCCGCGACGTGCAGGCGGTGCTGGATGCGGGCGCCAACGGCTATCTGGTCAAAGACAGCGAGCCGGAGGAGCTGGTGGAAGGTCTGGCCGAAGTGATGGCTGGCCAGGCAGTGCTGACGCCCCGACTGGAGGGCGCATTGGCTGAAGCGGAGGAGAACTGGGCAGCGCAACTGACGCCCCGGGAGCGCCAGATTGCTGAATTGATTGCCGAGGGCAAAAGCAACAAGGCCATTGGCGAGGCCCTGTTTATCAGCGAGGGCACCGCCAAAGTGCATGTCAAAAACCTGATGCGCAAAACCGACTGCCACTCGCGGGTCGAACTGGCGCTCAAGGTGCGGGAAGGGTAA
- a CDS encoding YacL family protein: MEYEFRRELGGQPLVLMSMGHEALGRYLTEECQEAEALMRIRNALAEIRHGQRREWILNGAEQALHITEDWVRVRDHALGQANGIELEPDLDFYDAESEALCGLEDFELLLDSWQSFLAGR, translated from the coding sequence ATGGAGTACGAGTTTCGCCGTGAGCTGGGGGGCCAGCCCCTGGTGTTGATGTCGATGGGTCATGAGGCGCTGGGGCGCTACCTGACCGAAGAGTGCCAGGAGGCGGAAGCGCTGATGCGGATCCGCAATGCGCTGGCTGAGATCCGCCATGGCCAGCGCCGTGAATGGATACTCAACGGCGCCGAGCAGGCGTTGCACATCACGGAGGATTGGGTGCGGGTGCGGGACCACGCCTTGGGCCAGGCCAACGGCATCGAGCTGGAGCCGGACCTGGACTTCTACGATGCCGAAAGCGAAGCGCTGTGCGGGCTGGAGGATTTCGAGCTGCTGCTGGACAGCTGGCAGTCTTTCCTGGCCGGACGCTGA